In Carya illinoinensis cultivar Pawnee chromosome 7, C.illinoinensisPawnee_v1, whole genome shotgun sequence, the following are encoded in one genomic region:
- the LOC122317326 gene encoding calmodulin-lysine N-methyltransferase isoform X2, with protein sequence MPPIKGTALATEFKKTRKSFEIMDAASRTTVKASSLRWQILRQALLRHPPPLITEKEEEEEEEEEEDRSETHIKRISRKASPGFNLIPHHVVEEDDDGASASGSLKSSGHAREARVCYTLPVDGAPRLFLRQRVDEYADLSDFEICNKYNVDNTGLVCQWPSEDILAYFCLSHAHMFSYKRVIELGSGYGLAGLVIAAVSEASEVIITDGNPQVVDYIQRNIDANSGAFGATRTNSMTLHWDQEEISDISNAFDVIIASDCLAPIWWMTRSFCFWLLAFLMIWRSLDS encoded by the exons ATGCCACCGATAAAGGGTACTGCATTGGCTACTGAATTTAAAAAGACGAGGAAGAGCTTCGAAATCATGGATGCGGCTTCTAGAACCACCGTAAAGGCATCGTCCCTGAGATGGCAAATCCTTCGCCAAGCCCTCCTCCGTCACCCTCCTCCACTAATCACCG agaaggaagaagaagaagaagaagaagaagaagaagatcgaTCTGAAACGCACATTAAGCGCATTTCAAGGAAGGCCTCGCCTGGCTTTAACTTGATTCCTCATCACGTGGTGGAGGAGGACGACGACGGCGCTTCAGCTTCGGGTTCTTTGAAGAGCTCCGGTCACGCCAGAGAGGCTCGCGTATGCTACACTTTGCCTGTCGACGGAGCTCCCAGACTTTTTCTCAG GCAGAGAGTGGATGAATATGCTGACCTCAGTGATTTTGAGATTTGCAATAAATACAATGTTGACAACACTGGGCTTGTAT GTCAGTGGCCTTCGGAGGATATCCTTGCTTATTTTTGCTTGTCACATGCACACATGTTCAG CTATAAAAGAGTTATTGAGCTTGGATCAGGTTATGGCTTAGCTGGTTTAGTTATTGCAGCCGTTAGTGAGGCGTCAGAAGTTATTATAACCGATGGAAATCCTCAGGTAGTTGATT ATATTCAGCGCAACATAGATGCCAATTCTGGAGCATTTGGTGCTACGAGAACGAACTCTATGACATTGCATTGGGATCAAGAGGAAATATCTGATATATCTAATGCTTTTGATGTCATTATTGCAAGTGACTG CCTTGCACCAATCTGGTGGATGACTCGTTCCTTCTGCTTTTGGTTGCTTGCATTTCTGATGATCTGGAGAAGTCTAGATAGCTAA
- the LOC122317326 gene encoding calmodulin-lysine N-methyltransferase isoform X1: MPPIKGTALATEFKKTRKSFEIMDAASRTTVKASSLRWQILRQALLRHPPPLITEKEEEEEEEEEEDRSETHIKRISRKASPGFNLIPHHVVEEDDDGASASGSLKSSGHAREARVCYTLPVDGAPRLFLRQRVDEYADLSDFEICNKYNVDNTGLVCQWPSEDILAYFCLSHAHMFSYKRVIELGSGYGLAGLVIAAVSEASEVIITDGNPQVVDYIQRNIDANSGAFGATRTNSMTLHWDQEEISDISNAFDVIIASDCTFFKEFHNGLARIIKLLLKKAGPSEAFFFSPKRGNSLEKFLETIKQNGLCFSVTEIYDTQVWERHQAFMEGKDSWPSYEKDHCYPLMVRITI, translated from the exons ATGCCACCGATAAAGGGTACTGCATTGGCTACTGAATTTAAAAAGACGAGGAAGAGCTTCGAAATCATGGATGCGGCTTCTAGAACCACCGTAAAGGCATCGTCCCTGAGATGGCAAATCCTTCGCCAAGCCCTCCTCCGTCACCCTCCTCCACTAATCACCG agaaggaagaagaagaagaagaagaagaagaagaagatcgaTCTGAAACGCACATTAAGCGCATTTCAAGGAAGGCCTCGCCTGGCTTTAACTTGATTCCTCATCACGTGGTGGAGGAGGACGACGACGGCGCTTCAGCTTCGGGTTCTTTGAAGAGCTCCGGTCACGCCAGAGAGGCTCGCGTATGCTACACTTTGCCTGTCGACGGAGCTCCCAGACTTTTTCTCAG GCAGAGAGTGGATGAATATGCTGACCTCAGTGATTTTGAGATTTGCAATAAATACAATGTTGACAACACTGGGCTTGTAT GTCAGTGGCCTTCGGAGGATATCCTTGCTTATTTTTGCTTGTCACATGCACACATGTTCAG CTATAAAAGAGTTATTGAGCTTGGATCAGGTTATGGCTTAGCTGGTTTAGTTATTGCAGCCGTTAGTGAGGCGTCAGAAGTTATTATAACCGATGGAAATCCTCAGGTAGTTGATT ATATTCAGCGCAACATAGATGCCAATTCTGGAGCATTTGGTGCTACGAGAACGAACTCTATGACATTGCATTGGGATCAAGAGGAAATATCTGATATATCTAATGCTTTTGATGTCATTATTGCAAGTGACTG CACCTTCTTCAAGGAATTCCACAATGGCCTTGCTCGGATCATCAAGCTTTTGCTGAAGAAAGCAGGGCCCTCtgaagctttcttttttagtccTAAAAGAGGCAATTCATTGGAAAAGTTTCTTGAGACAATTAAACAAAATGGCCTTTGTTTCAGCGTAACAGAGATCTATGACACACAAGTTTGGGAGCGTCATCAGGCATTCATGGAAGGGAAAGATTCCTGGCCGAGCTACGAGAAAGATCACTGCTATCCATTGATGGTCAGAATTACCATATGA